From one Calditrichota bacterium genomic stretch:
- a CDS encoding NUDIX hydrolase, producing MPVYEIIKCPNCGTEIRRYKNPVPTVDIIIEVDTPDGRKGIVLIERKNIPHGWAIPGGFVDYGESCEQAAVREAKEETSLDVRLVRQLGAYSDPKRDPRQHTISIVFVARASGQPSAGDDAKNVGIFTRDNLPILLAFDHRRILNDYFESLNQP from the coding sequence ATGCCTGTGTATGAAATCATCAAATGTCCCAATTGTGGAACGGAAATCCGGCGATACAAAAACCCCGTTCCCACGGTGGATATTATTATCGAAGTGGACACGCCTGACGGCCGGAAGGGAATTGTTTTAATCGAACGAAAAAATATTCCCCACGGATGGGCCATTCCGGGAGGATTTGTGGATTACGGAGAGAGCTGTGAACAGGCGGCTGTTCGGGAAGCCAAAGAGGAAACCTCTCTTGATGTGCGTCTGGTCCGGCAATTGGGTGCCTATTCGGATCCCAAACGCGATCCCCGCCAGCACACCATTTCCATTGTATTTGTTGCAAGGGCATCGGGGCAGCCCAGTGCAGGTGACGATGCCAAGAATGTGGGTATTTTTACGCGTGATAATTTGCCGATTCTTCTGGCCTTTGATCACCGGCGTATTTTGAATGATTATTTTGAGTCGCTGAATCAGCCGTAA